The following coding sequences are from one Capsicum annuum cultivar UCD-10X-F1 chromosome 3, UCD10Xv1.1, whole genome shotgun sequence window:
- the LOC107864240 gene encoding protein PROTON GRADIENT REGULATION 5, chloroplastic, with protein MAITTSIATTSFSSCVSGEDYGMLTRKVQPLVNAGMGKAVRSRPMMGNVNAGKGIFAPIVVVTRNIVGKKRFNQLRGKAIALHSQVITEFCKSIGADQKQRQGLIRLAKKNGERLGFLA; from the exons atGGCAATAACAACTTCAATTGCAACAACATCATTTTCTTCCTGTGTTAGTGGTGAAGATTATGGTATGTTAACTAGGAAAGTGCAACCATTGGTGAATGCTGGAATGGGAAAGGCAGTGAGATCAAGGCCAATGATGGGGAATGTTAATGCAGGCAAAGGAATATTTGCACCAATTGTTGTTGTCACTAGGAATATTGTTGGCAAGAAAAGGTTTAATCAACTTAGGGGTAAAGCTATTGCTTTACACTCTCAG gTAATCACAGAGTTTTGCAAGTCAATAGGAGCAGATCAGAAGCAAAGGCAAGGATTGATCAGATTGGCAAAGAAGAATGGTGAAAGACTTGGATTTCTAGCTTGA
- the LOC107853558 gene encoding eukaryotic translation initiation factor, translating into MATEAPPPVDTTEVPPFTAAETAVKQPHKLERKWTFWFDNQSKPKQGAAWGSSLKKAYTFDTVEEFWSLYDQIFKPSKLTVNADFHLFKAGIEPKWEDPECANGGKWTVTSSRKANLETMWLETLMALVGEQFDDSEDICGVVASVRRSQDKLSLWTKTATNEAAQMGIGRKWKEIIDTEKISYSFHDDSKRERSAKSRYTV; encoded by the exons ATGGCCACCGAAGCACCACCACCGGTAGACACGACGGAGGTTCCGCCGTTCACGGCGGCGGAAACGGCGGTGAAACAGCCACATAAGCTAGAGAGAAAGTGGACGTTCTGGTTCGATAATCAATCAAAGCCGAAACAAGGCGCCGCTTGGGGAAGTTCTCTTAAAAAAGCATATACTTTCGATACCGTTGAAGAATTCTGGAG TTTATATGATCAGATATTCAAGCCCAGCAAGTTGACTGTTAATGCGGATTTTCATTTGTTCAAAGCTGGGATTGAGCCCAAATGGGAAGATCCTGAGTGCGCTAATGGTGGCAAGTGGACTGTTACGAGCAGCAGAAAAGCTAATCTTGAGACTATGTGGCTTGAGACT CTGATGGCATTGGTTGGTGAGCAATTTGATGATTCAGAAGATATATGTGGAGTGGTTGCTAGCGTGCGTAGGAGTCAGGATAAACTTTCCTTGTGGACTAAGACTGCTACCAATGAAGCAGCTCAG ATGGGCATTGGTAGGAAGTGGAAGGAGATCATTGATACCGAAAAGATATCCTATAGTTTCCAT GATGATTCTAAAAGGGAGAGGTCAGCTAAGAGCCGATACACCGTGTGA